A region of Lycium barbarum isolate Lr01 chromosome 1, ASM1917538v2, whole genome shotgun sequence DNA encodes the following proteins:
- the LOC132623642 gene encoding early nodulin-like protein 6 — translation MASSKVFLCLVYFFLCSLNFFTVLATEFNVGGDKGWVVPTVKDDQVYNQWAGKNRFKINDTLRFEYKKDSVLVVTKEEYEKCKSSHPIFFSNNGKSIYKLEQPGLYYFISGVSGHCERGLKMIIKVLEPAAPPQSANHTSTPTVAGANVANVINGMVFVAMLFVGIFM, via the exons ATGGCTTCTTCTAAAGTTTTTCTCTGCTTAGTCTATTTCTTCCTTTGTTCACTTAATTTCTTCACGGTTCTTGCCACTGAATTTAATGTTGGTGGTGACAAAGGATGGGTTGTCCCTACAGTAAAAGATGATCAAGTGTATAACCAGTGGGCTGGAAAGAATAGGTTTAAGATTAACGACACCTTAA GGTTTGAGTATAAGAAAGATTCAGTTCTGGTGGTGACCAAAGAGGAGTACGAGAAATGCAAGTCAAGTCATCCAATTTTCTTCTCCAATAATGGAAAGTCTATCTATAAATTGGAGCAACCTGGATTGTACTACTTCATTAGTGGTGTATCAGGACACTGTGAGAGGGGTTTGAAAATGATAATCAAAGTTTTAGAACCAGCAGCCCCTCCTCAATCTGCTAATCACACTTCCACACCAACTGTTGCTGGTGCTAACGTGGCTAATGTTATAAATGGAATGGTGTTTGTGGCGATGTTATTTGTAGGTATTTTTATGTAG